aattattgtTTCACTTCTGAGTTTATTATAGTCTTAGCAGACTTATAATTGTCCATATAGTTGAAATTAAAGTTACCGCTGTATAAGCTTGTACAGATTTGGTAACAGTATCATTTTCAAAACGCCTGGTAACGTTCCTATGTAACAGCAATAACATGTGGATTTGTGGCGGTATGCTCAGCGCAGTTGCAATGAACTTAAATCTTGGAAATAGGAACGTGGGTATTATTGTCCCAACTGCTATGAAGCTGAACACGCTTGCGCTTAGTATTAAACTTCCTGAAGTATCGGTAGGTGACAATGCATTTCCGACGATGTAGCTCCAGTGTGCCAGAGACCCCATTCGTATCAGCCatagtattttcaaaattacgGTACTTAATGCGACGACGAGTATGGTAGTTACGATacacatgtttaaaaaaatgatcTTCATCAGAAGTCTTGATTTTTCTGTCTATTGTATGAACGTATGGTGGGTTTCCGGTAAGTCTTGCTTTTTGTTAGTTACATTGTAAGTATTTCTGGTTTCGGTTTTATGtggtatttgaaaaattaaaacgttGACTTATGTGATGAGTTCATTGACTGACGCATGACAAAGACAGTTTGTGATATGAAAATAAAGGGGATAAAATAATGAGgataaatattttgtgcttAGAATGTTGTTCTGAGTGTAAGTATtctgtacaatattttacaatattaatatatagCTGCTAGCACCTATATGCCGCCAAAATATTACTGTTTATAACATAAGTTTCAGAATATGTACtagtagtttttaatattatttatgaacacATCGGTTAATATATCACAATAATATGAACgcattatatttataatgttgCAAGACTTTAAAACTTGAAAAAGCAATGgtagttttaacaaaacattaacagTCTGTTTTTGGTTgaatatatatttacttaaacaaaaaattactaacattttatgcttccttatttttaaaaataagttaaataaaacccATGAATGAGTTTAGTTACTATATAAAACGAATATTTAAAACGCCATGGTAGGATTGCAAACTTTGGAGCGTCACACGTCATCGTGACTCGGAAAAATATTGTGCGGCCGAAATTATTGTGTTGGGTGCGCATACAagtgttttattattgaatgtgGCTAAAATAACTTAACAAAATGACTCTCACCAAGATGGAGGTGGATTCGGGGAAAGGAGAAGGATTTCGGCCATACTACATAACGAAGATTGAAGAACTGCAACTGATCGTGGCCGAGAAATCTCAAAATCTTCGTCGTCTGCAAGCCCAGCGAAATGAGCTCAACGCTAAAGTTCGTATGTTGCGTGAAGAGCTGCAGCTGCTGCAAGAACAGGGCTCCTACGTCGGCGAGGTGGTCAAACCCATGGACAAGAAAAAGGTGCTAGTCAAGGTGCACCCCGAAGGTAAATTCGTGGTAGACTTGGACAAGAACGTCGACATCAATGATGTGACCGCCAACTGCCGCGTCGCGCTCCGCAACGAGAGCTACACGCTGCACAAGATCCTTCCTAACAAAGTGGATCCTCTAGTATCCCTTATGATGGTTGAAAAAGTTCCTGATTCTACTTACGAGATGGTTGGAGGTCTAGACAAGCAGATCAAAGAGATTAAAGAGGTAATCGAGCTTCCAGTCAAACATCCTGAGCTGTTTGATGCTCTAGGTATTGCTCAGCCTAAGGGTGTCCTGCTCTATGGTCCCCCTGGTACTGGTAAGACCCTCCTTGCTCGTGCCGTCGCTCACCACACTGAGTGCACCTTCATCCGTGTCTCTGGTTCTGAGCTTGTGCAGAAATTCATTGGTGAAGGCAGTCGTATGGTCAGAGAGCTCTTCGTCATGGCTCGTGAACACGCTCCCTCTATTATCTTCATGGATGAAATAGATTCTATTGGTTCCTCTCGTATCGAGTCCGGCAGTGGTGGAGACTCTGAAGTACAGAGAACTATGTTGGAGTTGTTGAACCAGCTTGATGGATTCGAAGCTACTAAGAACATTAAGGTCATCATGGCTACCAACAGGATTGATATCCTAGACCCTGCCTTGCTCAGGCCTGGTCGTATTGACAGGAAGATTGAGTTCCCCCCACCAAACGAGGAGGCTCGTCTTGACATCTTGAAGATTCATTCTAGGAAGATGAACCTTACTAGAGGAATCAATCTGCGTAAGATTGCCGAGTTGATGCCTGGAGCATCTGGTGCTGAGGTGAAGGGTGTATGTACTGAGGCTGGTATGTACGCTCTCCGTGAACGCAGGGTCCACGTCACTCAGGAAGATTTTGAAATGGCCGTAGCTAAGGTTATGCAAAAGGATTCCGAGAAGAACATGTCTATCAAGAAGCTTTGGAagtaattcatatattttttattgtatgctATGTCTTAGgaaattaataagttttttataattaaaattgggtTTCATTTTCGCTCCTattagtacaaaaataataccaaagAATCTAATATTCAACATTTATTTGTACTCATTAAGATCAACTTCATACAAAAGCAGTATAAAAAATTCTAAATACACAGAAATTATGCTTAATCAtaattaggtattaaaataTCCATCTGaagtaaaatcattaaaataatttaacaaatgaCAGGCTTATTTCAAGCCACAATATTAATACACacatttatacataaaataaattattagatctataaaaaaaatataatttacttaattaaataattacaatgtTAATTTCGTATCATTCTCCTGCTTTCTTTATCATCTAAATCTGATTCCGTGTCAGACAAATCTTGCTGGGGTGGTGACACTGGCATTGTAAAAGGTAGGCCTCCAgtctgtaaaacaaaaaaatatcattaatacATATtgcagtaagtctgacaccagtctaacccaggggtatcaggttgcctgggtaactaggTTCCACTAGGTGTTATATCTGTTACAGAATTGTGTTGGAACTAAGAACAGGCAAATAAAGAGGTGGACAATGACTTTTCAGAACCAAACAAAAGTAATTTTAGAATTCCTTGTACCGTTTGTATGTAACTAGCTTCACATGGATAattagcctatatgttattctaatatacataaattatgtataggCTATATATCTACTAACAAGTTTAATCAAACACATCCAGTAGTattttcgtgaaagagtaacaaacatacatacatcctCACAAACTTCTTCGGCGTGTTCGCCTCGAACAAATGTGCCTTTAGCTTATACCTAAAGAATGTATGTACTTACGTTAGGTCTAGTACTCTTCCTGAAGGAGCTGTAATACATGTTTCTCATGTACTGCAAGGGGTTGACGAACTCGTGCGATTTGCCCCTGGGAGCAAAAATAGGTAATTTCTTAGTTGCCCATATCTTTTATAGTAAGGAATAACACTGTTAGCGTGGACAAGATACTTCTGTGCCGTTGGGCTAAAACCTCTATATCACACTAGACTtggaataatttttattgtggatagtttttattacaaagaaatataaaaaataaaatttattccggacatatagcgccatctattggtcaaactaaaaatctgccggaagtcactattccacgcgaacgaagtcgggggcaaaagctagtagtttATATTACAGGGTGGATCCTATCATAATGtcaaatataggtaatataggTAAGTTAGATTTAGAAACCTTACTGTGTAAGTTAGGTAGATACTTACCCATTAGTCTTTATCTGAATTGCAGCATCGGCATCAGCAGGAAAGGGCGACGACTCCATAGACGTGTTCTGGAATCGGaccctgaaaataaattaacttttttaataaggCAGTTTTTACGCAGAGTTCCTATATCAGCCTATCTATGAATATACTCCCACATGTAGGTACTCCCTTTAGATAGGTGGTATTATAAGgtgtgtatttaaaattaataaatgtgaaTGAAGTACCTTAGCAAATTTTCAGCCACATTAAATGGCTGAAAATATGCCCACAGCCTTTTTAAGCACTAGTTTTGCCCCTAAGTCATACAGGTACCTAAGATTGTGTATCTACAAAAATACTCACTGCGTATAAGCGGAAGCCCTGTTCCTCTTGGGAACAAACACGAAGTGGTAGTAAACGAAGACGCACAGATAGATCACCACCATCACCATGACCGCGATGATGACGGTGAACGTCACGCTGTGGGCCGAAGCCAGCTCCTCGTATGACCAGCCGTTGAACAATGGGAGCTAGAGGGATCATTAATAGTCAATCATTATACAATAATACGTAGTAATTAATTGCAAGTCATCAAAACACACATCAAAAAGTcgttattttcaagaaaaattacCACATCTGAACCTAGTCCTTTTTTTCACTTTCACTCGttttaaaaacgttttaaaaagtcgtggtggcctagtgggcaaagaaaaagtcgtggtggcctagtgggcaaagaaccaacctctcgagtatgagggcgcgggttcgattccaggtcaggcaagtaccaatgcaacttttctaagtatatcttagacgaaaatgactgtgtttcggatggcacgttaaactgtaggtcccggctgtcattgaacatccttggcagtcgttacgggtagtcagaagccagtaagtctgacaccagtctaaccaaggggtattgggttgcccgggtaactgggttgagggggtcagatagggcagtcgctccttgtaaagcactggtactcagctacatccggttagactggaagccgaccccaacgtagtttgggaaaaaggctcggaggatgactcgttttaaaaactaatttactaCGGTTCTTTAGTTTTCATAATAGTGGTTAGTTTCATAAGTATGGTAGCATATCATCTTACCGAGGGTAGAAACAATTTGAATCTAGATAATTAAGGATACGAAGATCAAATTCTATCAATGATATCGTATCGCTTTTTAGTTGAACTGGACAAACTTAGTAGAGGCCGACCATCAATAACGTTGACCTCAATGCCAATACACGGTAAAATTACCATAAACAGCTCggataatataatttaccttACTAACGTAATTATGTGAAGAAGATAATACTCACAAGTTTCTTATCACCAGCAGGACACTGTCCATTCTTCGCAAAAGCGCCATCATCACACAAACACTTAGGGCCATCATCATCCAACGCGCACACATTATCACAGACCAGCCCTTCACAGGCGTTTTCCACATCGTCTCTCTGTATGCTCTCATGGCTTAGCACAAAGGTATTAGCGTCAAAGACTCGGAAGATGAACGTCTCACAGTGTTTGGGCCCGAAGAGGAGACACCGGCTTAGACGGAAGGAGTTGGCTACTAAGTAGTAGATGTAGTCTTCGAAAATGGCCAGGCCGTGCGGTGCTTGTAGTTGGGGGTGGTCGGCTAAGATCTTTTTGCTGGAATTGTAGAACTGTTGGTTAGAGGTCGATAGGGGGTATTGTGGTTGAagatttaagtttctttttatgaATACCTAGGTTTTGAAAGCACCAAACTTTCTCTAAAAAAAAAGTGTCTTGGAACAGTCTTACTGCCTAAagcagtttaattaaaactcaaGGTTAAAATTAGTAAAGAATTATAGTAATGTGGctcttttttgtaataccacATCTATGATCAGAaatgacatacctacctacctaatacatTGAGTCTAACCCGATTCAATTATTTTACGACAATGTAAACAGATAGTTGTTATTCATGAAACCTGTGTTTCGCTGATCTGGCAGTGTGTAAATATACATTGTTATATGCAGATCAGATATTTGCTAGTTATGGACGCAAAATCTACAGGCTTGGGAAGGTTGCCCATATCAGTTTCTTCAAAGCTTTCAACCTTTACTACCAACTAAATCTCACAATACTCACTGTCCATCCCCCTCATAATCCATCCGTATAATATGCGCAGGCCCAGTCTCAGCTACATACAGCTTCCTCTTGAAGCTATCCACAGCTAACCCGGTGCAGTTGCGAACAGTAGTCAGGTCGGTGACTCGACGCCCTGCGAGAGTGGCTGACCAGACCACGGACTCCAGTTCTCTTGTTACGCAGTAGAACATCAGGTTGGAGCTGGGGTCTACTATGAGGGCTGTTACCTGGGATGAGTAAAGTGAAacgatgtattttttatttggataaGCAATGAAGGACatgcaaagcactggtactcagctacatccggttagactggaagccgaccccaacatagtttgggaaaaaggctcggaggaaggaGAATGAAGgacatgcaaaaaaaaaatggtagatAGAAGTCATCAGTTGTGGTGCTACtcatacttaggtacctacatactaaataataaagctCAAGAGTTTATAcatttgcttttttttcaaacGCGCTTGTCTCAGGAACTATTTTTAAAGATACTCATGACCATAATAAAAGTAGCCCACATCCATCCTTGATACAGGagttaataattaactcttcaTATGCGCGTGTGTGCGCGGAAAAAAATCCAAGGGACGCGGCTAAAACCGCTGGTAGAAACTGGTTAGAAAATATTGGTCTCAGACCcattattcttaaaataactgtaaaagCTCTTTCTAAAAAGTCATACCTTAGCATCAGAAGGCAGTTTCTGCAGAACAGCGCACCTCTTCCTCTTGACGTGACAGACTCTCACGCGGCTGTTGGCGGGCGTCGTGTCCACGAAGTATACGTTACCTGTCACCCAGTCTACTGCCACCTGGTGGAAGAATTGAGAGGTTAGTATAGGAAAAGTCAAAATAACGGATCCCGttcggtttatccgtttaagAGCTATGTTGCCATAGACAGACAGACTCGTTTATACTAAGTTAAACTTTTTGCGACGggtctgaaaaataatatctacagtTCAGTTCTAATTTGCAGCATGTAGAACCCTTAGGTCTCACCAGGACATTATATCCATTCCTTGAtattaataatggcgtccacggccgatttcggccacggcggctattctcatttaaggagatcagccagctgcgcaggacatattatagtgcacgagcatttgcgcagacacaggtgcactcactattctttcactcttatagcccgatgggacggtaattcgacacgaccggaaagagatcaggatATTACCTAAGACCTTAAAACCTAACCGATTTACATTTGTTACCATAGGTTTGTCAGGAAGTTGGCACCAACATGTGGGTGAACTTACTTACCCTTGTGGGTACTCCAATATTAGTGACTGCGATAATATTGTGGGTGCTGTTCATTTCAACTAGTTTCCCTCCTTCAGCTGATGTCACGTACAGTTTCTTGGCcctgaagaaaaaaatacataggtatttaccaaaaccgcatcaaattCTGTTGGGTAGtattaaagatttaagcatacttACATAGGGACATAGAAAGAGATTAAcgtcgtcaaaaatcatcaaatgacccctcccgctgtgggttagcagcggtgagggagtgtcagactcttactgactaaaaaccgtcgtgttccgtcgtaggccttttatgtagcagggccgcggtaactctatcgaacaatcccgcagccccgatagaTATTGTTAGACCTTGTTTTATGCTATTTAGTAATAGTGATGAAGTCGCACCTGACATTATAATCTATATCAGTGATAGCGGAGGTATCCTTATCGTTGTACTCGATGGCTCCGTAGCCGTCAGCTGAGATGGACCTCACGGTGTTCCCCGATACGTACAGTATTGCCATGTTCCCTCGGATAGCCTTGCAGGAACGACGGTCTGACCTGAGGAGGGTAGAGTATTTGATAGCTATGATCAAATATTTAGATATAAGCTGCTGCTGAACATAATAGACACACTTTTTACTATCCTGGTTTATCGAAACAGGTAGTTAGGAAACTATTATCAGGGTTCGCTGATTAACAAAAATCGTACTAgtgaaaattacataaatgacATACATTACAAGCCTCATAAGCCTCCTTCCTgctaagtatttttaatatccCATGAAGGAAAATCTTCCCTATATGATCACCAGTAAATGGTAAGACATGAAAACTGAATTAACAGCAGAAGGGTACTGTTCATGCTACATCAACACCCCATACTTACTCAAAGAAACATTTAGAAGATATACCACTTACCTAGGCGCATACCCATGATGACAAGTGCACATAATCCCCTTACTAATACTTCCATTAGGCATCTCTTTTACCACATTCACACATTCTTGAGAGCAGACATCTTCAGTACACTCGTCAATGTCCTCACAACTGGTCTTATCTTTGGACAGCTTGAGGCCGAAGGGACAGACACATTGCCTGCCTAGGGGCGTTGGCTGGCACTTGTAGGAGCATGTGCTGTTGTTGCAGGCCGtatctaaaaaatatacattaagtTGTATTGTTTTGTCGAGTCTAGTTCTCGGACTACAGTAACTTTAGATTTAGAACTTAGAAAAATAGCATGCTGGTTGTGACTCCTGGTATAGGGATAACTCTCAACATTATGAAATCATCAGCTTTATATGAGCAAAATATGAGCTTTATGTACTTACCACCACAAAGTCCTTTTAAGCCGTTTATCATCGTGTTTAATATAGCATACTACCTTATTAGCTGTCACCCTGGTACAATCAAATATGATCTGTATGTCCTTACCACAGAGGCCACCTTCGTCGTCTGATCCATCAACACAGTCATGCTTGTGGTCACAGAGCTGCCTCCACTCGAGGCACTGCCCGCTGCCGCAGAGGAAACCCTCGCTGCAGTCAGCTGGAGAGTGGACTATTGGGAACAGCTGGTGAATCTAGTTCACGGGAATATGATCTGTATGTCCTTACCACAGAGTCCACCTTCGTCTGATCCATCAACACAGTCGTGCTTGTGGTCACAGAGCTGCGTCCACTCGAGGCACTGCCCGCTGCCGCAGAGGAAACCCTCGCTGCAGTCAGCTGGAGAGTGGACTATTGGGAACAAGTTCACTGGAATATGAGCTGTATGTCCTTACCACAGAGTCCACCTTCGTCTGATCCATCAACACAGTCGTGCTTGTGGTCACAGAGCTGCGTCCACTCGAGGCACTGCCCGCTGCCGCAGAGGAAACCCTCGCTGCAGTCAGCTGGAGAGTGGACTATTGGGAACAGGTGGTGTATCTAGTTCACTGGAATATGAGCCGTATGTCCTTACCACAGAGTCCACCTTCGTCTGATCCATCAACACAGTCGTGCTTGTGGTCACAGAGCTGCGTCCACTCGAGGCACTGCCCGCTGCCGCAGAGGAAACCCTCGCTGCAGTCAGCTGGAGAGTGGACTATTGGGAACAGGTGGTGTATCTAGTTCACTGGAATATGAGCCGTATGTCCTTACCACAGAGTCCACCTTCGTCTGATCCATCAACACAGTCGTGCTTGTGGTCACAGAGCTGCGTCCACTCGAGGCACTGCCCGCTGCCGCAGAGGAAACCCTCGCTGCAGTCAGCTGGAGAGTGGACTATTGGGAACAGGTAGGAGGTTTTGTTCACTggaaataaagaggaaaattgtTAGATTAGTTcgcaatttttatttaggtttataaagacattaaaatttcaaaatggaCCATCTTTTTGCGAAATATTTTCGAAGATAACTCGAGGTAGTAGAACTTACGCGAAGGTCTTGCTTATTTAATAGAGCGTTGGACCCCTATAACACTTTTTTTGGAAAAGATGATGagcagttaaaaaaatatgaagaattaGTCCTTTGTGTACCTATTCTGACTTTTAGCTCATAGTTTTTGGTTCTGctgtaaatagttttttataaaaCCCTGCTACGTGTATTCTGCAAAAGCTGTTCAGGGAAACCTGGCTTCTATGATCTTACCTCTAGCACAAGCATCAGGGGTCTCGTCAGAGCCATCGACGCAGTCCCTCTTGCCGTTGCAGAGCTTGCTCATGGCGACACACAGGAGCTGCTGACCGCACGCGAACATGCCGTGCTGGGCACAGCGGTAGTCGCAGCCGTGCTCATCCGTACTGCCGGGACAGTCTACCTTCATGTTGCAGCTGAATGGAGAGGCGGGGCAAAGAAATATTGAGATTCACATATTTAGAGGTTAgtacatgaaaatattataaaaagataCTTGGAGTATCCGCGGACTGcatacttttagtcggccgaaaAAACATAGAGGATATACATGCAGTTAGTAAACATGCCAATGCTTTTTACTGAAGGGTaggaaaacatatttataaaacagacaaGTTAGATacgtataggtatgtatgtatgtattacatGTGACTGACTGGATATAATTTCACTGATTTTCACGAAAACTAAACATGCGGTTAGACTTTTAAAGAGTGAAGGGTGATGTAGGCAATGTAGATTTTGTTAGGACACCCGCCACCAAACAACAACACAAGTTCAAGAATAAAGAGCTTTAGCATCTAACCGGGCGGTAAGCGGCAAACAAATGCTAGTGTTGTGTTCACAAGCGTACTCCCACGGAGCACAGCGCGGGGACTCCTCCTACGGACGATGGGGGAAAAGCATTCATGTTTACAGGTAACTCTAAGAAATTACTGGTTAGATGGGTGGCCAaaaggcctacgttcagcagacGGAAACTGGCTGACACGATGATGATATCATGAAGCAACTGCAGAGCCAAGCAAAATGTATGTGCataaatatgtaagtgaatACAAAACAGATTTTTCAAAGTCCCACATAGATCTAGCACATATGTACAGATGTATATATTCAGTTATAAGACTTAAACAAGGTGCAGCAGCGTAAGGAAATcaaaaagcaaaattattaacttaaagATATCTTTATATACAACTCTAACTTCTTCGCAATATCTTCTAGGAGTCATCTATGtagttaactattgtgtctgtaACGTGAACAGCGAATTGGTTTAATTTGTCTAACATACCACAAACTCCACAACTTGAGGTTCCTCACAGTCTTCTTCATCAGAGAAGTCCTTGCAGTCCTGGTGACCGTCACACCTTCTCCGCAGCTCTATGCACTCCCTGTCCCGACACTGGTAGAACCCTGGGCTGCAGGTCATGTTCACTGGAAATGGAGGCAACTCTATGAATTCGAAGATGTGATGGATAAGCGCTCAGCAATACCAATGTTTAGGGTGGTGAACATGGGCAAATTTCCTCAAATTGAGAGAAGCCTATGtaca
The DNA window shown above is from Helicoverpa armigera isolate CAAS_96S chromosome 25, ASM3070526v1, whole genome shotgun sequence and carries:
- the LOC110383163 gene encoding 26S proteasome regulatory subunit 8; its protein translation is MTLTKMEVDSGKGEGFRPYYITKIEELQLIVAEKSQNLRRLQAQRNELNAKVRMLREELQLLQEQGSYVGEVVKPMDKKKVLVKVHPEGKFVVDLDKNVDINDVTANCRVALRNESYTLHKILPNKVDPLVSLMMVEKVPDSTYEMVGGLDKQIKEIKEVIELPVKHPELFDALGIAQPKGVLLYGPPGTGKTLLARAVAHHTECTFIRVSGSELVQKFIGEGSRMVRELFVMAREHAPSIIFMDEIDSIGSSRIESGSGGDSEVQRTMLELLNQLDGFEATKNIKVIMATNRIDILDPALLRPGRIDRKIEFPPPNEEARLDILKIHSRKMNLTRGINLRKIAELMPGASGAEVKGVCTEAGMYALRERRVHVTQEDFEMAVAKVMQKDSEKNMSIKKLWK